The genomic stretch aataaaagcctcatctgagagaagtgtCTCTTTGCCCattaagaaagggagaggtgtttctccagctcacaagctgctgactacagtcacgaaagtggaaaatctggtgccaaacgttgaCGTGTTGCCTCACACGCTGCGCAACAtcagaaatattttaacaaaaatgtcCAAAGAGCACATAGCTCAACTCCAAACAGCTGTGGTGATGACCTGGTCCCAGAAAGCCAACACAAGGCGTCAATCCTTAAAGGATTTGCAACCCctaggtttttttggtttttttctcaCCTCTGTTTACAGAATTGTTTCTCCCAATCCTCATTTTCTAGTCTTGGAAAATTCCTGTCCCTGTGGGAAATCACACAACCAGAGAGCAAGCCTCATTTGTACTAGTAGAAAAATTTTAATTCACatcttaaataaatatttcaaaccaTTTCAGATTTAAATTTGTGTAcagttacctttaaaaaaaaccttcaagaTTAAAAACTATTGGGAAAAACCTGTGCTGAGACAGTAATTAAACAGTTTTCATACACTGAGTTGCtgctggttttaaaaaaggatctcttcttgcttttttaaataatcatTTGCAAAGTACTAGGGCTCCTTTTAAATCAAATGTCTGGCACAGGTTTTTTTCCTCTGTCATACCCATAGATATATATGTAAGTTAAGGCATCTGCAGTTCCTGTTTGGACAAAAAAAAAGCCATCCTAGCCATTTCAGAGTACTATAGCCGAGTCCATTCTAGAAGCCTGCAGACGAATAGAGAATGAATGTAGGCAGTAGGAAAGCTGTATTTTCAGTGGGAGTGAAGATCAACACTGAATTTCCATATGTAGCCCAAAAAGACAGATCATTTGTCTTGAGCAGAATTATCTTCCCTTACCTTGTAATCACTTATCAACCTACTGTACTGGTAAAAGCTGTAAAGGCTCATTTTCACAAAGGGTGATTTCTAACCAAGGTTGCATGCTCCACTCTTGTAGGGCCAGGTATTACCTCTCAGGCTGGATTTTGTGACTTGGAATTTCCAAACCGCCAGCATAGGAACAGAGGAAACTACTGGTCCATCTTTGTTTGGCAGCAGCTCTCCCAAGTCTCAGGCAAGATTCCTTGCTAGCGCTACCTGGAGATCCCTGGCATTCTCTGGTGTCTCCCagccaagtattaaccaggcctgactctgcTCAGATTCTGAAATATCAGATGAGCTCAGATATGTGCAGGATGGTACAACAACATCTAGCTTATTAGGACCATCAGGACTAGTTCTACCACTAGGCAGAATGAGGTAGCTGCCTCAGGCAGCGGATTGTGACTTATTGAATTTATCATTATATTTTTACATGAAGGGGAAAGTGCTTGTAGAATTTTCTCCCCAGCTGCCAAAATAACATGGGTGGCTTGAGAGGGGAGGACATCATTTGCTGCTCTGGCATAGGTAGCAAAATGTATTTGGTTAATGCTGgggcaaatcacttcttttctttatttcctccTTCAGAACCCAAGCACACCCCTGCTTCTCCAGATCTAGAGTGTGCTCTTGCACCTGACCGGCAACTTAAGGAAAGAAGTTTCTTGGAAACTGAGGTATAATGGGGAAAATATGAATTTGAACTCAGTGGCACTTTATTATCTGaacaaataatacaaaaaatgtctacagtattttttttaaagattcagaCCTGTGGAGATATGATTGACAggacaaacaaagcaaaaataatggcCTTGGTATCACCTCAGTGGTGACAATCACTCTCAAGTCAGTACCACTTCAGCAGTCATTCTGTTTTTGCTCTGACTAAAAAATGGAAACAGTGATTGCAAATCCCACCCAGTTTGTGCCTGCAAGTCTATTTAGTTTCATAGGAACTTGTACAAATCTGAGACTGAGCAAGAACTGCAATCTGTAGATACCACAAACACCTCCTGCACAGATGCATGGAAATAAATGGAAGCTGCACAACATTTCCTGATGGATTGCATCCtcttaaattatttgttttatctGAGGTAGAAATTTGGTCCCAAATGTATTTATATGAATGGACAGAGCATAGTCTATGTTTATCCCTAGATCAACTACCTCCTACCCACACCCAccccacattaaaaaaacaacatattaaaatataagacACGCCTCCCCCTCCCAATGGACTCAAAATGTTTCTTGGTGAAGAGCATCCCTCCACAAGTCTTTGAACATTACattgctttttctttaaaaagcaatgaaGTTGGAATACAAAAATAGagcctctttttgtttttttaaaaaacacaaaaacaacaattataaaCAACTAGATCaagtcccccccttttttttccatcCACCCCTTATCATTGAAGGTCATTCTCTAGCCATTGTCCATCTTTGAAGTCTTTTCTACACAATGTCCTCcaacaaaagggaaaggaaggtggGCCTGAGTGGCACTAACAGGGAGCGGGTCAGGGGGTTGGCTTAGGGCTGGAGTTCCGAGTCCTTTTACTCCTCCGGTTGAAAGGGTAATTGAGAAATTCAAAGCGCCTGTGAGGCTCTGTTGTTTGGTGGCCCTTGGGCAGCCTCTTCATGAAGTGCACCTCACGCTGATGCTGACGTGTCTTGGAGCCCTTCCGGGGACGCCCCTTTCGGGTGAAGGCCATGTACCATCCTTCATACTTGGCATTCTGCAGTGCTGTGTAGTTGTTCTCCAACACTATCTCTGTGAAGACGCAATCCTTGCCTTTGCCGTTGCTCTGTGTGTGGGCAAGGAGGATAGGGAAAGACAAAAGGAGACAAGTGGATATATTTACTGATAGCATCATTTTGCGTCTCAATTAGGAGAAAGcagaaatataaatcaaatttaaaaaataaaaataagtgccTCACTGTTTCTCGACTACCATCTATGCAGAATGCATATAAATTGTGCCAGGCAAGTGTTGAACAGCCTATATTttcatccatacacacacacacacacacacacacacacacacgtatatatgtCTGTTTCACTTGGTACCATCCACAACAGTCAGGGTATCAAAGTCAAAGTTTTGGGGACTTACAACACTGAAGGTACTAGCAGCACTAATAACTCCCATTTGGCTCTCTGAACAttcttttcaataaaaatatctttCTAGAAATCGGACTCCATAGCTATGGAAACTGAAAGCTATCAGAGGTTATCTTTATGCTCATACACCACACTGTCCACCTCTATCTGTTTCCTCTAGCTGTTTATTAGCTCATCCTAGTTGTGTAGGGTTAGAATGTATCTTTCATTGCTTTAATGTGTGAGAGAAGATGCCACCTCTTGAAGGTGCCAAGTATCCTTAGCACTTTTTAGAAAACCTGCTAGACCTGGGATGTTTTGTTTGAATGTGGCCCAGCCCATTATACATTCAAATGGGACTGTTCAGAGGTCCACATTCAACGCTGTCCTGGCACTTTCTACCAAGTGACAAACTCATAGGGGCTCAAGAGGAATTGTGAATTCCCTATCTCTCACACATCTTTTATCTTCTGTCATGGCAAAGAGTGTAAAACCTCTAGTAAGGGAATGGTTATGCACAGAGGGCTGTTTGGCTTAGATGAAATTGTTTCCCTTAGAAATGCAAAAGATTCTGCAGTTATAAAAGCATAGTGTGATAGACCTATTCAGGAGATAGCATGTATTTCAGTACACTCACAGCAGACTGTGACAAGTATTAGCCTTTGGACAATGGAGATACTTATATTCTTAGGTGGATATGCTCAAGTACACAGCTCATCAGGCCCCAAACAGTATTCGAGAAATGAAGCAAATCAACAAGCCCTCAAATTAACATCAGCATTAAAGCAGTCCATTCCTTTGCTCCTGGCTGGTTTTAATTCAGAATGAACCACATATTCAGCAACCAAGGGCAAAGGTAGAAAAAAAAAGTTGAGCTATGTTACGAAGAACAGCCTTACTCAGGGAGGGTTATAGGTAAGCAATGCTTACACAGGAACTGCAGATTGATTTAAGCCATTGGCTCACCAAGCTATCGACAACAATCTTCCCCAGCCTAGCATCCTTCAAATGTGTTGGCTACAAAGCCCTTCAGTTCCAACCAACAGCCCCATGCTCCCTAGGAATGTTGGGAACAATAGCTGATACATCTGAAAGATGCTATGTTAGAGAAGCATTGACTTGACACAACTCTTAGCCAGGGTTAGAGTTAGCCGGCCTTATCTGTAGACACCAGGATTAAGCCTAAAGCCTTCTCCATGCAAAGCACCTACCACTGAGCTCTGACCTTTCCCCTACTTTGTGGCTTGACTTATTTGGAGGGAGGAAAGTTCTGATCTATTGCTTTTTTGGCAAAGATTaatcataaggaggaggaggaagagggtgccTTTGTGGTGCTAGGAAGAAGGTTTCAGGGCTATAAGAGTGGACAAGAAAATGTGAAGGTCACACAAACTCAGACCTTTCATCACAATAAAGCCCACCACAAAGACATGTCTTGCTTCCAGTGCAACAGAGTGGAATCCTAGACCCTTACTTTCCAAACTTTGAAAATGAAACTAATGCAGGATTAGTTTGGAGGAATAAGCATCCTAGAAGTGGAAAGCTTGCAAGAGGCATGCTACACCTACATGGTCTACCATGTTGCCATTTATTTCCCTGCCACAGTGACAACTGTGGGCAGCAGTGTTCCAGGGTGGAgaaggcatacaaatgaaataaataaaataataaggacCAGTAGATGCTATTTTGACATTTGGCTAAGCGGTATTAATAAGTATTGCTGTGACCCACAgattaaaaagttacttttttgtattaCGATTCTAATCTTCTCATAGCCAACTGGAGGCTGTAGTAGAAAATGTGCATTTCCCAGTTCTCCTGTGAGTTATATATAGAGTGCAAAGTTAGCAAATTTGTGTACATCTGTTTATTTTATCCAGCTGTCCCTTGCAGTAAAGCAATGAAGGAGAACTTAATCAAGAAGTCCTACATGGGAAAAGGGAATTGACTGATGCCACAGTGAAAGGGAAATGGGTATAAATGTTTTCCCCACTGCATATATTAGAATTTAAAATTATCCATGCCTTTAATATATCTGAATTAGGAAAACTAAAGGAAAGATGATGGCCAGAATTCTATTGGGTAATTACAAACATGTAATTCTGAGAGTTACACATTTGTGACTGCTTCGTATTTATGATCCCTACATATTTCCTTGTTTGGGATCCATGAAAGTCCTCCAGTCCCCAGTTGCCAGTCAGCAATCACTGTGATCTGTAGGGGTCTGTTCCTCTGTCACTTGAGAAGTGGCTGACtgatgttttcacacacacacacatacacacacactcacacacaagcTATCTCTGTTGCATGGGGGGGATTGGGCCAGGGACCCTGTTTCTCCCTGTTGCAGCAGAGATGGTTTGCATGAAGAGGTGGAAAACACTCAGATGTTTCCTGAGCAataggggaacagacccccaaCAATCGCAATGGTTACTTCCTAGTAagtggggaaaggaaaagggaattgaCTGATGCCGTAGTGAGTCAGGTCATGATTCATTGTATAGTATTGTAACTATGGTGCCTAAACATACATAAATCTCATACAGGATTCTGACCATCATTGCCATTTTCTATTACATAGCTGGTTCTACCTTTAGGAAGAGAGAAGCAGAAAATTATTAGCTATTAAAgtgattgttattatttatttttgactAAAGGTGCTTGTGAGTGTTTTTATATCAGATACTCAAATAGCTCTGCTACTTGGAGGAGTATGGATCTTGTTGGGGTGGTGCATTTATTGttctgccttaggcagcaaaatggctgcatttgcattttaaaaaaaaagacaacaaaatatcTTGAGTATGGATGAGTTATGTCACAGCCAGCTGAGTCCTAGTTGTGAGATACAACAAGGACCACCTAGTGCACTGAACTTTGTCTCTCACCCAGCAGAAACCAGATACAATCCCTCTATACTTGACTTCCCCATCCCAGCCTTTGAGATGTTTCCAGATCTGGCCTATGTGTTTTCAAACCTCATTTTGTAGACAGCATTTTGTTGACATTATTCCTAAATGCATGCTGGAACCCATCCAGGCAAGCATGGAGTTTGTGTGTCCCTCCAGAGGTGCTGGACTGAAACTCCACGTTAACTAATGTTGGGTAATGATAGAAGCTGCTGTCCAGCAATCTCTGGAGGGTCACTTGTTCTTCTAAGGCTAAACCCAAATTGATCACTATACTCTAAAAATACTTTACACTAATATGTAACAGTACTAAGTGAGCATGGCTCACTTTGCTTGTGAGCAAAGGAGTTAGCAAAGGGACAAGGTCTACTTGCCAAGAGATCAGACAGAAGACAGCATATTTTGAATGTTcttcagcaaaacaaaacaaaacacttcccCAAGTAGCATGTCACAGTAAATCTGTAAATATGTCCTAAATTAGCAATGGAAaatgtggtcctccaggtgttgttggacagTAACTCCCAGTATTATTCACTACTGACTATGCTGTCTGAAGCTAACAGGAGTGAGCTAAAGTCTTTAACATAGAAAGCACTTAGAGCAGAATCTGCGAAATGAATGGTACTTGTTGGTCCCAAcaaaagtctccccccccccttttcagtgGAATCATTCTATATAGGTCAGTTTACCCCTATGGTTACTCAAATGTCATCAAGGTCAAGGGGACTTGCTCCCTAAGAAGTGTGCTTAAGGGgcttagtctttttttttttaacaaatcccTTTAATGCTACGCTTAGCTAGTCCTCAGAAATCTAGGGCTGCTCAGCAAGAACAGAATACAATCTGTACAGTAGAGATGGCAACTATAGGCAGCCACATTTGCCCTGCAGAACACCAGAGGGACACATCCTCTGCATGGGGGCATCTTTTTGCCCTCATGGCCCATTTTAGATCCaagagaatatttaaaaaaaaaaaacaacaaaacaccaaCAGGAAGTGGTCTAGAAATCAACATCTCATTGACTTCTTGTTAGAAAAATTATCTTCCCTGGGCCTAAAAAAGCCCAGGAGGACACGGAAAAATTGCCCCCCAGGCCTCCTGAAGGGCATTTggaaatattttccccatttttaaaaattgggctgGGAGCCCCTGGAGGCTGCACatgcccatgggccacacttcCTTCACCCTACTGTATtgttttctgaataataatagGATAGTACTGCAGGGAAAACATAAGCCTTCtggtttactttttaaataaaagttgtaCATGTGCTCACATCAGTGTAGTGTGGAAACCATACCCGGAGACCAAACAaaacatcctttaaaaaataaaatacaaaaatcagCAGGGGAAGTGAAAGCCTACAAATAGCTGTGACAAAGGGAAAACTTGTCAGGTGGATTTATGTAGGATGGTAATGGAGATTAGCTTTTCCAAGCCAATTCTCATGTTTTCCTCCACTTTGGTGTATATAATACCACTGTCCAGCAAACAGCATGTGTGGCTTttctcatcattatcatcacagATGCTCTCTCATAGGTTTTTGTGTTAGTCTCACAGCTATAGTGCATACGTGGAATGGAGGCATTTGCTCACAGTAGCATAGATCTCTGTTTGTGCTGGGAAATGTGATTTCCTCCACTTTGAACACATGAGGTAAGGAGAAACTGATCTGCAACAGAGCTCGGAAAAATTGCCTTTTTTAGCCtacagaatcctctagccagcatggctaataaacatattggctgggggattctgggagttgtaacttCTCCAGGTTCTGGATTTGTATCCAGCATAAGACCATAACAAGTCAAAATGGTATTGCTATTTAAAGTACTGCTAAAATATTCCTCaaggtgggttgttgttgttttttggcccAACATAcaagtgaaaaagaagaaaaacgtTTCTGCATGTATCAGTGTATGTACTCTTTTGGTCTTGGATTTAATTTTATCATCAACTAGACTTATACCTAAATTATGCAAAGATGGCCAGTGGCAAGGCTGGCTCAAgtcattttgctacctgaggcggAACAGCACAAAGTGCCTCTCCAACCACACAAGATACATACCCAAAATCAGAAAAAGGTATTCTGGCACATGAAACAGAAAAGTCCAAAAGGATCTATCTCTCcctaaataaaataacaacatatTAAATAACTAACACATTTTCTGCCCTTTcttgacacccaaatatgctggCTACAGTAGTCAACAGCAATGCTGGagctggagaaggaagaaagatcaTGTTAACAGAGGTGTATGTTGTAAAAAAAATTCCTCAGTCATTGGATTCCACATACAAAATTCTTCTAGGTTTTGAGCTGTCAAAACAAAAGCCATTTTTTCAGTGTTCTTACCTGTGAGGTTAAAAAAACTGTTGttttgtggaggttttttttcctggagaatTCAGCAgtcttaccaaaaaaaaattaatagttaCAGTGAAAGATACCTGCAAAAATCTAATCAAATCCCTGTtacggactgccaaaataaagctgcttcgggtctctttggaggtatgctgtttaaatgatgcatacatcctaagaatccagaagctgcaccaaagctgcactccagtgcttcggaatggagtgtggctttggcgcgacctccggactcttaggacccatgcatcatttaaatagcatacctccaacaagacccgaagcagctttatttttgcagtctgtaacaggccaaaatctactagattttttaaaaaatcaacctgTGCAATGGTCTTATCTCACTTCAATTCTCCTTTAATAGAGATGCTTGCAGTTTACCACATTTTTGACTATAACTTTCTAGTGGCAGGAGTTTCCACAGGCTAATGACAAACAGATTCCCTGAAAGGTATGCAATGTAATTAAGTCTCTGTGAATAGACCAACATGCCTCATAATCTTCAGTTTGCTTGTCTCCTTACCTTGCCAATCAGTTTTCCTTTCTTATTCATGCAGATATAGAAGCCAGTCTCTGCCCCCTTGATCCTCACTCGGCTCCCAAAAGTGTCTGTTTCCACAATGAGCTTGGCTGGAAGGAACCAGGCAATGAAATGGTGTAAGTG from Sceloporus undulatus isolate JIND9_A2432 ecotype Alabama chromosome 3, SceUnd_v1.1, whole genome shotgun sequence encodes the following:
- the FGF8 gene encoding fibroblast growth factor 8 isoform X1: MNLFSSIFSCLLLHLFAFCLQAQVTVQSPPNFTQHVREQSLVTDQLSRRLVRTYQLYSRTSGKHVQILDNKKINAMAEDGDAHAKLIVETDTFGSRVRIKGAETGFYICMNKKGKLIGKSNGKGKDCVFTEIVLENNYTALQNAKYEGWYMAFTRKGRPRKGSKTRQHQREVHFMKRLPKGHQTTEPHRRFEFLNYPFNRRSKRTRNSSPKPTP
- the FGF8 gene encoding fibroblast growth factor 8 isoform X2 encodes the protein MNLFSSIFSCLLLHLFAFCLQAQHVREQSLVTDQLSRRLVRTYQLYSRTSGKHVQILDNKKINAMAEDGDAHAKLIVETDTFGSRVRIKGAETGFYICMNKKGKLIGKSNGKGKDCVFTEIVLENNYTALQNAKYEGWYMAFTRKGRPRKGSKTRQHQREVHFMKRLPKGHQTTEPHRRFEFLNYPFNRRSKRTRNSSPKPTP